Within Amedibacterium intestinale, the genomic segment TTTGTAAAAAACATTCTCTTTTCTTTATTTTCTATTACTATACTATCACTTTTCATAATCACTTTCCTTACTTCATTTCTAATCTTTAATTCACTTCTATTATAAAAAGTAAGACACTGTATGTCTAATACCTATTATTTATATAACCTTATGCTTATTAAGCATGAAGTCGATACATTCCATTTTTCTATCTAATTTGTATAAAATACATCATTTCTAATTCTCTGCATCTATTATTACACATAATAAAAAGGTGTATATTCTTTAAGTTACACCTTTTGTTGAATATCGATTTATATATCTCATTATCGCTATTTTTCGATAACTAAAATAAAGTTCTATTATCTTCATTCGTTAATAAATCAAAGTATTATTACCCCTTACTTTGTCTTTTATCAGGCTTGTTTAATAGTTTTTTACCAATTATTAGAAAACAAATCGTTGTCGTAGTTCCTGCCAAAATATCTGCTATTCCTTCTGCACAAAATACTCCATTTACCCCACTATTTGTTACTGCCGGTATTATATAGATTAATGGAATAAGAAGAATCACTTTTCTTAACAAGGCAAGTACTAAAGAAACTTTTGCCTGTCCTAAAGATAAAAATGCATTTTGTAAAGATGACTGTGCTCCAAACATAAAAATTCCAAAATAATAAAGCGGCATGACCTGCGCTAAGATTGTTCTCAACTGTTCATCAGGTGTAAACCATGTATACAATAACTGAGGAAGAAATACGCAAAGCAAGCACATCAGAATCGTAAAACTCATATTAATCATAAAAGATGTTTTTACAGCCTGTCTTACTCTGCTGTATACCCCTGCACCATAGTTATAACTAATAATTGGCTGTGCTCCATTATTCAAACCATTTAAAGGCATTAAAATAAGCTGCATGACACTCGATAACACCACCATTGCCCCTACATATAAATCTCCTCCCATGGTACTTAATTGAATATTGAACACAGTAGTTACCAAACTATCTGTTGAATTCATGATAAAAGGAGAAATTCCTAAAGAAATTACCATCCAGAAAATTCTTTTATCAAACCTGAAATCTTCTCTTGTGATTCGCAACTTTGATTTTTCACTTGTTAAATAACGAATGACCCATAAAGCAGATACTCCTTGTGATATAACTGTTGCCAAGGCTGCTCCTCTTACACCCAAATGAAACACAAAGATAAAAAGAGGATCTAATAATAAATTTAGAATTGCACCGATTGCGACTGTAGCCATCCCAATCTTTGTTTTTCCCTGTGCATTAATAAATGGATTTAATCCTAAAGAATACTGTACAAAAATTGTACCAATTAAGTATATATTTAAATAGCTTTGTGCATATCCTATCGTGTCATTACTAGCTCCAAATGCAAATAAAATCGGTTTGGAAAACATATAAAAGATAAGTGTTAACAGAATTGCACAGACTGTTAATGAAAAGAAACAATTTCCCACAATTTTTTGTGCCTCTTTTTCTTTTTTAGCACCCAATCGAATAGAAGCAAGAGGTGCTCCTCCCTGTCCAAGCAAAGCTGAAAATGCGCTAATCAGCATTAAAATGGGAAAGCAAATCCCAACACCTGTTAATGCGGTTGTACCAATATTAGGGATATAGGAAATATAGATTCGATCAACAATGTTATACAAGGCATTTACCATTTGTGCCAATATCATTGGCAAAGCCAAAGAAATAAGCAGTTTTGGAACTTTCTCATGTAATAATTTTAAATCAGATTCTTGCATAAAAATACCTCCACGAATCCATATTATAACACTTTATAAATATCAAAAAAATATTTTAAACAAACATCTTATTTCCATATAAATTAACTGAAAACTATACTTCTATAAAAATTAAAGCATCAAAAAGGTGTAGCTTCTTTTTTAAGTTACACCTTTTTACATATACTTATTTTGTAGAAAATTTCTGTTTAAAGAAATCTGTAAATTCTTCCAACTCTTTCTCTTGAGAAACATAGACATATAATTTTTCATCATCTAGCCAGTCATAGGCATTAATTCCAATATAACTTTTCTTATCTGGATAAATAATAAAAGCATCTGTTGGATATTTGTTTCTATATGCCTTCAGTATTTCATTTCTACGATAATACGTAGGTTCTCCACATTCTGATAAATCAGGTATCGTTGGTACGACTACAATCGTTACATCTTCTTCTTTCCATCCAACAATTAAATTTCCTATTTTTGTTTTACTGCCATGCACAAACCCATAATTAAAGCGACCTACATCCTCGCTATAACCAAAAATAATCTTATAGTCATCTCCATTTTCTACTCTAGAATTAAACAGTTCTCTCATTTTTCTTGCATTAGCATTACTTTTTTCCATATCTACTTGTGGACCTTTAAATAAATGATTAAATAAACCCATACATGACCTCCTAGTTTTTATTTCATACTATATAAAAATGAATACTGTCATCAAAATCTTTCTTCATCTCCTTCCATTTATCTTTATTCATTTTCATATAAATAAAAACAAAATTTAAAATTTGTGCTTATTAAATTTAAACTATATAATCTAACAAGTCTGCAGGCTATCTTATTGTTGTTTCATTGATTCTAGATAATTTACAATCGTCTTAATTTGAAAATCAACGGTTTCCTTCGCTGCTTCTGGAATAAGCAAAGGTAAAGATGTCGGTATTGCTTTTTGAAATATAATCAGCATTAAGCTAAGATTAATAAACAATTGAACTCTCT encodes:
- a CDS encoding MATE family efflux transporter, producing the protein MQESDLKLLHEKVPKLLISLALPMILAQMVNALYNIVDRIYISYIPNIGTTALTGVGICFPILMLISAFSALLGQGGAPLASIRLGAKKEKEAQKIVGNCFFSLTVCAILLTLIFYMFSKPILFAFGASNDTIGYAQSYLNIYLIGTIFVQYSLGLNPFINAQGKTKIGMATVAIGAILNLLLDPLFIFVFHLGVRGAALATVISQGVSALWVIRYLTSEKSKLRITREDFRFDKRIFWMVISLGISPFIMNSTDSLVTTVFNIQLSTMGGDLYVGAMVVLSSVMQLILMPLNGLNNGAQPIISYNYGAGVYSRVRQAVKTSFMINMSFTILMCLLCVFLPQLLYTWFTPDEQLRTILAQVMPLYYFGIFMFGAQSSLQNAFLSLGQAKVSLVLALLRKVILLIPLIYIIPAVTNSGVNGVFCAEGIADILAGTTTTICFLIIGKKLLNKPDKRQSKG